A single Chroicocephalus ridibundus unplaced genomic scaffold, bChrRid1.1 SCAFFOLD_760, whole genome shotgun sequence DNA region contains:
- the LOC134509625 gene encoding ras-interacting protein 1-like, with amino-acid sequence TLYSALPALLESNPFSGAGEPSAGQDLATVPEGVRPTLAVYQAALELTRHCQLHPDLVSQTFGYLFFFSNASLFNTLMEKGSAGPFFQWWRAVRIRSNLDLVLDWLTALGLGDIAGEFFRKLSATANLLCTPRSCLCKATWPRLRAEYPALSPAQLHHLLRHYQLGLGRAPPPAWSPPPEERELAATGDIFESFSEHPPLLLPTQGFRLRPGEPPAPELLPPLCRLRRRLWELEQGGLPANQRAMAMEGGP; translated from the exons acgCTCTACTCGGCCCTGCCCGCCCTCCTGGAGAGCAACCCCTTCTCGGGGGCCGGGGAGCCCAGCGCCGGGCAGGACCTGGCCACCGTCCCCGAGGGCGTGCGCCCCACCTTGGCCGTCTACCAGGCGGCCCTGGAGCTCACCCGCCACTGCCAGCTCCACCCCGACCTCGTCTCCCAGACCTTCGGCtacctcttcttcttctccaacGCCTCCCTCTTCAACACCCTCATGGAGAAAG gcagcgCCGGGCCCTTCTTCCAGTGGTGGCGGGCGGTGAGGATCCGCAGCAACCTGGACCTGGTGCTGGACTGGCTGACGGCCCTGGGCCTCGGGGACATCGCCGGCGAGTTCTTCCGCAAGCTCTCGGCCACCGCCAACCTCCTCTGCACCCCCCGCAGCTGCCTCTGCAAG GCGACGTGGCCGCGGCTACGGGCCGAGTACCCGGCGCTGTCCCCGGCCCAGCTCCACCATCTGCTGCGCCATTAtcagctggggctgggccgggcgcccccccccgcctggagccccccccccgaGGAGCGCGAGCTGGCGGCCACCG gtgacaTCTTCGAGAGCTTCTCGGAGCAccccccgctgctgctgcccacccagggctTCCGCCTGCGCCCGggggagcccccggcccccgAGCTGCTGCCCCCCCTCTGCCGCCTGCGCCGCCGCCtctgggagctggagcaggggGGGCTGCCCGCCAACCAGCGCGCCATGGCCATGGAGGGGGGGCCCTGA